A part of Kryptolebias marmoratus isolate JLee-2015 linkage group LG8, ASM164957v2, whole genome shotgun sequence genomic DNA contains:
- the si:ch211-251b21.1 gene encoding probable glutamate receptor: MKMFSSLLGCLAALMVQVLAADAKELSITSIQEEPYVMTRGSGYEGYCVDLISELSKRLSFSYKLHVVKDGRYGAVDSSGNWNGMIGEVIRGEADLAVAPLTMTAAREQVVDMTTPFIQTGISFILRKNADSEESTFSVLAPLSMDLWVGVFLAFLLTGFCMFLVGRISPAEWAEPERDEHSFTLLHSFWYITGALTLQGAGPQPKAVSGRIIAAIWWMFSLVLLVCYFSSFSLMLRSDHRHMSISSFEDLANQNLIDYGTVQSGSTMLFFKNSNNPVFRRIYQHMERKKSFVSSMSEGVRRAKEGNFAFIGEAVSLDLAVARFCNLTRSPEVVSMRAYSVAAPLGYPLVKNLTIAILQLSETGELSHLRDKWWSSSCVGADEARSSNALKPDDLRVLFLLLGLGLGVGLLLALLELLTRARSRAKAGKKSCCVVLRSELTRRFGRGAEDPEPENLDKNKA; the protein is encoded by the exons ATGAAGATGTTCTCGTCTCTGCTGGGATGTCTGGCAGCCCTGATGGTTCAGGTCCTCGCTGCAG ATGCCAAGGAGTTATCCATCACCTCCatacag GAGGAGCCGTACGTCATGACCCGGGGCTCAGGGTACGAGGGCTACTGCGTGGACCTGATCTCCGAGCTCTCCAAGAGGCTCAGCTTCAGCTACAAGCTGCACGTGGTGAAGGACGGGCGCTACGGCGCCGTGGACTCCAGCGGGAACTGGAACGGAATGATCGGCGAGGTGATCAGAGGG GAAGCAGACCTCGCCGTGGCGCCGCTGACCATGACCGCCGCCAGGGAGCAGGTGGTGGACATGACCACGCCCTTTATCCAAACCGGCATCAGCTTCATTCTGCGGAAAAACGCCGACTCAGAGGAGAGCACCTTCAGCGTTCTGGCGCCGCTGTCCATGGACCTGTGGGTCGGCGTCTTCCTGGCCTTCCTGCTGACCGGGTTCTGCATGTTCCTGGTGGGCAG GATCAGTCCGGCGGAGTGGGCGGAGCCTGAACGGGACGAGCACAGCTTCACTTTACTGCACAGCTTCTGGTACATCACCGGAGCGCTGACGCTGCA AGGTGCCGGTCCTCAGCCCAAAGCTGTGTCCGGACGCATCATCGCTGCCATCTGGTGGATGTTCTCCTTGGTTCTGCTCGTCTGCTACTTCTCCAGCTTCAGCCTGATGCTGCGCTCCGACCACAGACACATGTCCATCTCCAGCTTCGAGGACCTGGCCAACCAGAACCTCATCGACTATGGAACGGTCCAGTCCGGTTCCACCATGCTCTTCTTCAAG AACTCCAACAACCCCGTGTTCCGGCGCATCTACCAGCACATGGAGCGGAAGAAGAGCTTCGTGTCCTCCATGTCCGAGGGCGTCCGCCGCGCCAAGGAGGGGAACTTCGCCTTCATCGGTGAGGCCGTGTCTTTGGACCTGGCCGTGGCTCGGTTCTGCAATCTGACCCGCTCCCCGGAAGTCGTTTCCATGAGGGCGTACAGCGTTGCAGCGCCTCTGG gATACCCTCTGGTGAAGAACCTGACCATTGCCATCCTCCAGCTGAGTGAGACCGGAGAGCTGTCCCACCTGCGGGACAAATGGTGGTCCAGCAGCTGCGTCGGCGCCGACGAGGCCCGCTCCTCCAACGCGCTGAAGCCCGACGACCTGCGGGTTCTGTTCCTGCTcctgggtctgggtctgggaGTCGGGCTCCTGCTGGCCCTGCTGGAGCTCCTGACCCGGGCCCGGAGCCGAGCCAAGGCCGGGAAG AAGTCCTGCTGCGTGGTGCTGAGGTCCGAGCTGACCCGGAGGTTCGGCCGCGGAGCGGAGGATCCGGAACCGGAGaacttggacaaaaacaaagcgtGA